In a genomic window of Desulfosporosinus sp. Sb-LF:
- a CDS encoding PLP-dependent aminotransferase family protein produces MQYASWMEATGEGFISEILKAAQDPNMISFAGGLPAPELFPDQALQRCFQRVFEEQGKSSLQYAQTAGHPQLRQWLAQQHQRNGKPVEAEEIVVTTGSQQGLSLLAQTFLDPGDVVFVETPTYLGAIQAFQGFRAQLMTIPCDEQGIIPEELETMLKQVTPKFLYLIPNYQNPSGKIMGLERRIALLKVAQAYDLLLVEDNPYGELRFEGERYPNLIDLGDQVIYLGTFSKVLAPGLRVGYVVANPDIINHLCQTKEGVDLHSNNLTQRAVLEFLNEGLLPGHILKLCTLYKERREAMVQAIEKYLGDDVDMIIPSGGLFLWARFKKINNSFDYVQETIRQNVLYVPGALFYPDGRVTSEVRLNYSCSTPETIEEGVRRLARAVRV; encoded by the coding sequence ATGCAGTATGCGAGTTGGATGGAAGCTACGGGAGAAGGATTTATCAGTGAAATATTAAAGGCGGCTCAGGATCCTAATATGATTTCCTTTGCTGGGGGATTACCCGCCCCGGAACTTTTTCCGGATCAGGCGTTGCAGCGTTGTTTTCAACGAGTTTTTGAAGAGCAAGGGAAATCATCCCTGCAATATGCGCAAACAGCAGGACATCCGCAGCTCCGGCAATGGCTTGCACAGCAACATCAGAGAAATGGCAAACCGGTTGAAGCGGAAGAAATTGTGGTAACAACGGGCAGTCAGCAGGGACTAAGTTTACTTGCACAAACCTTTCTTGATCCGGGGGATGTTGTATTTGTCGAGACCCCCACTTATTTGGGGGCGATTCAGGCATTTCAAGGGTTTCGCGCTCAGTTGATGACGATACCTTGTGATGAGCAGGGAATTATACCTGAAGAACTGGAAACGATGCTCAAACAAGTGACGCCTAAGTTTTTATACCTTATTCCAAACTATCAAAATCCTTCCGGCAAGATAATGGGGCTTGAACGACGGATAGCACTCTTGAAAGTGGCTCAGGCGTATGATTTGTTGCTCGTAGAAGACAATCCCTATGGCGAGTTGCGTTTTGAAGGAGAGAGGTACCCGAATTTAATCGATTTGGGGGATCAGGTCATTTACTTAGGCACGTTTTCTAAAGTCCTGGCTCCTGGACTTAGGGTGGGATATGTGGTTGCGAACCCCGATATCATCAACCACCTTTGCCAAACTAAAGAAGGTGTGGACTTGCATAGTAATAACCTAACCCAACGTGCAGTGCTTGAGTTTTTAAACGAAGGGCTACTTCCCGGACATATTCTTAAATTATGTACACTCTATAAGGAACGCAGAGAGGCAATGGTTCAGGCCATAGAGAAGTATCTAGGCGATGACGTGGATATGATAATTCCCTCAGGAGGACTTTTCCTCTGGGCGCGATTCAAAAAGATTAACAACAGTTTTGACTACGTTCAGGAGACGATTCGCCAAAATGTGCTGTATGTGCCAGGTGCTTTGTTTTACCCTGATGGGCGTGTGACATCAGAAGTACGATTGAATTACTCCTGTTCAACACCGGAAACCATTGAAGAAGGCGTTCGGCGTCTGGCTCGAGCGGTTAGGGTGTGA
- a CDS encoding endospore germination permease gives MKLEKGEISSSQLVFLVGGFLQGSLLTLSFAGNITKHDTWLAVIAGVALTVPLALVYIALAQRFPGKNLVEMNELIYGPYLGKLISLQYIGLFLTILASNLWFIGDFFLTYILPETPILVIMIMFMFICAWAVRNGIEVIARTSFLFVLITLLITSITFILLLKNMKITNLLPVLDIPLRDFIHSTNILMAIPFNEVFVFLMVIPYMNNQKHIKATTLLGLTIGGLNMLLMTIRNTLVLGPLVAILTSSSMESVRLINIGKILTRLEMVVAISLLVSLFLKVSVFYYATVLGIAQLVKMRSYLPLVLPVGIIGITLALCFESSMQFIYTSQNTFPIFSIPFYILIPILSLFIAKIRKLPK, from the coding sequence ATGAAACTTGAAAAGGGTGAAATATCAAGTTCACAATTAGTGTTCCTAGTAGGAGGTTTTTTGCAAGGCTCTCTTTTAACGTTATCATTTGCCGGCAATATCACTAAACATGATACATGGCTAGCTGTCATTGCGGGAGTAGCACTGACAGTCCCCTTAGCCTTGGTTTATATTGCTCTTGCTCAAAGATTCCCTGGTAAAAACTTAGTCGAAATGAATGAACTTATTTACGGCCCCTATCTAGGCAAACTAATTTCCTTGCAATATATTGGATTATTTTTAACGATCCTCGCATCAAATCTATGGTTTATAGGGGATTTTTTTCTGACCTACATTTTGCCGGAAACCCCCATATTAGTGATCATGATCATGTTTATGTTTATTTGTGCCTGGGCTGTGCGTAATGGAATAGAAGTAATAGCCAGGACCAGTTTTCTATTTGTCTTAATCACCTTGCTAATCACTTCAATAACATTTATTTTACTATTAAAAAATATGAAGATTACTAATCTATTACCAGTCTTGGATATTCCACTGCGAGACTTTATTCATAGCACTAATATTTTAATGGCTATTCCCTTTAACGAGGTATTTGTTTTTCTCATGGTAATCCCTTATATGAACAACCAAAAACATATTAAAGCCACTACTCTACTAGGATTAACAATCGGAGGCCTTAACATGTTACTCATGACGATACGTAATACATTGGTGCTGGGTCCTCTGGTTGCGATTCTTACATCTTCTTCGATGGAATCAGTGCGTTTGATAAACATAGGGAAAATTCTAACCAGACTTGAAATGGTCGTGGCAATCTCGCTCTTAGTCTCATTATTTCTAAAGGTTAGCGTCTTCTATTACGCTACAGTTTTAGGCATAGCCCAGTTAGTCAAGATGCGTTCATATTTACCATTAGTCCTACCTGTTGGTATCATTGGCATTACACTTGCTCTTTGTTTTGAATCCAGCATGCAATTTATCTATACATCACAGAATACTTTTCCTATTTTCAGCATCCCCTTTTATATTCTGATTCCGATTTTATCCTTATTTATTGCCAAGATACGCAAGCTACCAAAATAA
- a CDS encoding Ger(x)C family spore germination protein — protein MKNHYKIIVTIITLLAIALGTTGCWNRRELPTLAIVLGVGVDRIEDTGKLKLTAQIVKTATLKTSSTEDSSSGSSGDAFWNATNTGDSMFETVRDFTHKTNRKLYWPHNQVIIFGHSLAEKGVQQYIDFFIRDQEPRLGVWVLVADDKASDVLDVKPKLEKIPAVNLADLMEDQSASSQTSVIKLYEFITRLMSQTTAPIAPIVEVQGKGNDKELIVTGTAVFKRDQLIGKLDKEETRGLLWVIDKVKSGIIDVNCPDSDAKVNLEIIRTKGKFTSEIIDNKPYIKVDIKEEGNIASQSCSDSLVSPATVAALEAEQANAIKEEIKAALSKAQKLNADIFGFGDAIHQRHPSEWKEMKTNWNELFPDLEVEINVEAKLRRSGIIGQPPAPEKEK, from the coding sequence ATGAAAAATCACTACAAGATTATAGTCACAATAATAACGTTACTGGCAATCGCTTTGGGTACAACAGGCTGTTGGAATCGGCGAGAACTGCCTACTTTAGCCATCGTCTTGGGTGTTGGCGTAGATCGCATCGAAGACACAGGCAAGTTGAAATTGACCGCGCAAATTGTTAAAACAGCTACGTTGAAAACGAGTAGTACTGAGGATAGTAGCAGCGGAAGTAGCGGAGATGCTTTTTGGAATGCCACAAATACAGGTGATAGCATGTTTGAAACAGTGAGAGATTTCACACATAAAACGAACCGCAAGTTATATTGGCCTCATAATCAAGTGATAATCTTTGGCCATTCTCTTGCCGAAAAAGGAGTTCAACAATATATTGACTTCTTTATTCGGGACCAGGAACCCCGACTAGGAGTTTGGGTCTTGGTTGCTGACGATAAGGCTAGTGACGTGCTTGATGTCAAACCCAAACTAGAGAAAATCCCCGCAGTCAATCTTGCCGATTTAATGGAAGATCAATCGGCAAGTTCTCAGACAAGTGTTATTAAGCTCTACGAATTTATCACCCGCTTAATGAGCCAGACGACAGCTCCAATTGCCCCGATTGTTGAAGTTCAAGGAAAAGGGAACGATAAAGAATTGATCGTTACTGGCACAGCAGTTTTTAAACGAGATCAATTGATCGGAAAATTAGACAAAGAGGAAACTCGAGGCCTGTTATGGGTTATCGATAAGGTCAAGAGCGGAATCATCGATGTCAATTGTCCTGACTCTGATGCTAAAGTAAATTTAGAAATCATTCGTACCAAAGGTAAATTTACCTCAGAAATCATCGATAATAAGCCCTACATAAAAGTTGATATTAAAGAAGAGGGGAATATTGCCAGCCAATCCTGCTCAGACAGTTTAGTTTCCCCCGCTACAGTTGCAGCTTTAGAAGCGGAACAAGCTAATGCAATAAAGGAAGAAATCAAGGCTGCCCTAAGCAAAGCCCAGAAGCTTAATGCAGATATTTTTGGTTTTGGAGATGCCATCCATCAGAGACACCCCAGCGAGTGGAAAGAAATGAAAACTAACTGGAATGAACTCTTTCCAGATCTTGAAGTAGAGATCAATGTCGAGGCTAAATTACGCCGATCAGGCATAATAGGACAGCCACCAGCACCGGAAAAGGAGAAATAG
- a CDS encoding spore germination protein, translating into MISYINNKFRYLKFLIENSPRNPIKLETSHTDQEIPTSLSKSLTTNLDVIKGLLGKNYDVVIRDFTLGEHRQVKAAIVYLNGMTDSNTINENILKPLMFESRLTINNDALNLNAIEVIRTNMLSVGEVSKSTSIQKIIDSCLSGETLLLVDGCLEALEIMTASWNSRSVGEPKTESVVRGPREGFTEKILTNTTLIRRKIKNPDLIMESMKIGQRTKTSVCIVYIKGIANPLLIEEIKRRLIDIKTDSILESGYIEQFIEDAPFSIFSTVANSEKPDTVAAKMLEGRAAILVDGTPFVLTVPMLFIESFQSAEDYYSRPYFASLIRMIRFLSYMISILAPATYVALTTFHQELLPTPLLFSMAAAQEGVPFPAVVEAITMGIIFEILREAGVRLPRPVGQAVSIVGALVIGQSAVTAGLIGAPMVIVVALTAVASFVVPAQTDSGGILRIIFTILAGFIGGFGIMIGLIGVYIHLASLRSFGTPYLSPIAPLIVRDLKDTFVRAPLWTMLTRPRTIGWHDPKRQEFRLKPSPPPEKDTE; encoded by the coding sequence GTGATTAGTTACATAAATAACAAATTTCGGTATTTGAAATTCCTTATCGAAAACTCTCCTAGAAATCCAATAAAACTGGAAACTTCTCATACTGACCAGGAAATTCCTACTTCCCTTTCAAAAAGTCTTACAACAAACTTAGATGTTATAAAGGGCCTACTCGGGAAAAATTACGATGTCGTTATCCGAGATTTTACCCTCGGCGAGCATCGACAAGTGAAAGCAGCGATTGTTTATCTCAATGGAATGACCGATTCGAATACAATCAACGAAAATATTCTCAAACCTTTAATGTTTGAATCACGTTTAACCATTAATAACGATGCCTTAAACCTTAACGCTATTGAAGTTATTAGAACGAACATGCTTTCTGTAGGGGAAGTCAGTAAATCGACATCGATCCAAAAAATTATCGATAGCTGTTTGTCTGGCGAGACCCTATTACTAGTCGATGGTTGTCTTGAAGCCTTAGAAATCATGACCGCTAGTTGGAACTCCCGAAGTGTTGGAGAACCAAAAACCGAATCCGTAGTCCGTGGACCACGCGAAGGCTTTACAGAAAAAATACTTACAAACACAACCTTAATAAGGCGCAAAATCAAGAACCCGGATTTAATCATGGAATCTATGAAAATAGGTCAACGCACTAAAACAAGTGTTTGTATAGTCTATATAAAGGGAATTGCGAATCCTTTGCTCATTGAGGAGATTAAGCGTAGGCTAATAGATATCAAAACCGACTCGATCCTTGAATCTGGCTATATTGAGCAATTTATTGAAGATGCACCCTTCTCCATATTTTCAACCGTAGCGAATAGCGAAAAACCCGATACTGTAGCGGCCAAGATGCTTGAGGGACGGGCAGCCATTCTGGTCGACGGTACTCCGTTCGTACTTACTGTTCCCATGCTATTTATAGAAAGCTTTCAAAGCGCTGAAGATTATTATTCCCGACCATACTTCGCAAGTTTGATTAGGATGATTCGGTTTTTATCATATATGATCAGCATTCTCGCCCCAGCCACCTACGTGGCCTTGACAACGTTTCACCAGGAATTACTTCCCACTCCTCTTTTATTTAGCATGGCCGCTGCTCAAGAAGGGGTTCCTTTCCCAGCCGTGGTGGAAGCCATAACGATGGGGATTATATTTGAGATTCTGAGAGAGGCTGGAGTAAGATTACCCAGACCTGTCGGTCAAGCGGTAAGTATTGTAGGAGCCCTAGTGATCGGTCAATCCGCTGTAACCGCCGGACTAATCGGTGCGCCTATGGTTATCGTAGTAGCTTTAACAGCGGTAGCTAGTTTTGTAGTTCCTGCGCAAACGGATTCAGGAGGAATATTGCGTATCATTTTTACAATTCTGGCTGGGTTTATAGGTGGTTTTGGAATCATGATTGGGCTAATCGGGGTCTACATTCATCTAGCGTCACTAAGGTCCTTTGGGACTCCTTATCTTTCTCCTATCGCACCACTCATTGTGCGTGACTTGAAAGATACCTTTGTTAGAGCACCTTTATGGACTATGTTAACTCGACCTAGGACGATCGGCTGGCATGATCCCAAACGACAGGAATTCAGACTTAAACCTAGCCCACCTCCAGAAAAAGATACTGAATAA
- the cobS gene encoding adenosylcobinamide-GDP ribazoletransferase produces the protein MRGFVIALTFLTRLPFPSPKDVSSEEFTHSYRYYPGVGLVIGLILWLLAKALIPYYPPLVLGAILLAAELMLTGGIHLDGFMDSMDGLLSARSPEQILEIMKDSRVGAHASMALVGLLLLKFTLLASLTSPQSLSILIVMPMLSRWVFQIGMIGFPYARSQGLGKGFHEATRWIPFLLIGMVVCGISFFFAGVAGLIAFGVSILTISVFASRVSSLLGGLTGDLYGAFIEVSEVVCLLVAFPFLH, from the coding sequence CCAAAAGACGTTTCTTCGGAAGAATTTACACATAGTTACAGGTATTATCCCGGGGTTGGATTAGTGATCGGTCTAATCCTCTGGCTTTTGGCGAAGGCTTTAATTCCGTATTACCCCCCTTTGGTTTTAGGTGCTATCTTATTAGCTGCAGAGTTAATGCTTACAGGAGGAATCCATCTAGATGGGTTTATGGATAGTATGGATGGATTATTATCCGCTCGAAGTCCAGAACAAATCCTGGAAATCATGAAGGATAGCCGAGTTGGGGCCCACGCCTCTATGGCACTAGTCGGCTTATTACTTCTTAAGTTCACCTTACTTGCCAGTCTGACTAGCCCCCAATCTCTTTCCATCCTAATTGTTATGCCCATGCTCTCTCGTTGGGTTTTTCAAATCGGCATGATCGGGTTTCCTTACGCGCGCTCCCAAGGGCTTGGCAAAGGATTTCATGAAGCTACACGTTGGATTCCGTTTCTTCTCATTGGCATGGTCGTTTGCGGGATTTCCTTCTTCTTTGCAGGAGTTGCCGGACTCATCGCCTTTGGAGTATCCATCCTCACGATAAGCGTCTTTGCCTCCAGGGTTTCTTCTCTTCTCGGGGGATTGACCGGCGACCTTTATGGAGCCTTTATCGAAGTTTCCGAAGTTGTGTGCTTATTGGTGGCTTTTCCCTTTCTCCACTGA